In Zingiber officinale cultivar Zhangliang chromosome 1A, Zo_v1.1, whole genome shotgun sequence, a genomic segment contains:
- the LOC121997995 gene encoding 60S ribosomal protein L9-like — MKTILSSQTMDIPEGVTVKVNAKIVEVEGPRGKLTRDFKHLNLDFELIEGGKKLKVDAWFGSRKTTAAIRTSLSHIDNLITGVTKGYRYKMRLVYAHFPINASITPNNSCIEIRNFLWEKKVPHRGRQDVRLPNARWLHLLRHRRRRRRRQRRDARLPRAPTRGLRERSQEGKDRGRGAQLGPPGRIRRETQERV; from the coding sequence ATGAAGACCATCCTGTCCTCGCAGACGATGGATATCCCTGAGGGCGTCACTGTGAAGGTGAACGCTAAGATCGTGGAGGTGGAGGGCCCGCGTGGCAAGCTCACCCGCGACTTCAAGCATCTCAATCTCGACTTCGAGCTCATTGAGGGCGGGAAGAAGCTGAAGGTGGACGCTTGGTTCGGATCTCGGAAGACTACGGCcgccatccgcacctccttaagCCACATCGATAACCTGATCACGGGGGTCACAAAGGGGTACCGCTACAAAATGCGGTTGGTCTATGCCCACTTTCCCATCAACGCCTCCATCACTCCCAACAACAGCTGCATTGAGATCAGGAACTTCCTTTGGGAGAAAAAGGTCCCACACCGAGGCCGACAAGACGTTCGGCTTCCTAATGCGCGATGGCTACACCTTCTTCGCCATCGACGACGACGCCGGCGCCGACAACGCCGAGATGCTCGCCTTCCTCGAGCGCCTACGCGAGGCCTACGAGAACGCTCACAGGAAGGGAAAGATCGAGGGAGAGGTGCTCAACTGGGTCCTCCGGGTCGGATCCGGCGGGAAACCCAGGAACGGGTCTAA
- the LOC122024995 gene encoding cell division control protein 2 homolog D-like, with the protein MKEDLCEFTDLKKYIISFRQSHEMMPPMTVKILMYQLCKGISFCHGHGVLHRDLKPHNLLIDRKTMMLKVADLGLSRAFTIPLKKYTHEVTYLLACIGKHSI; encoded by the exons ATGAAGGAAGATTTATGTGAATTCACGGATCTGAAAAAGTACATCATAAGTTTCCGCCAGAGCCATGAAATGATGCCACCAATGACTGttaag ATTTTGATGTATCAACTCTGCAAAGGAATTTCATTCTGTCATGGTCATGGAGTGTTGCACAG GGATCTTAAGCCTCACAATCTTTTAATCGACCGTAAGACTATGATGCTAAAAGTTGCGGATCTTGGACTCAGTCGTGCTTTCACCATTCCCCTCAAGAAATACACGCACGAGGTCACATATCTTTTAGCTTGTATTGGAAAGCACAGCATTTGA